AAATCGGTGATGAGTTAACTCTGATCTATAGTCTGCCTCAGGGTGCTATCCCCTTTGATCAGGTAGCCAATCAGGCTAGAACAAAACTAGAAAAATTGCGCTTAGCTAATCAACTGAGTCAGCTAATTGGGTTGACAAATGATTATCAGATTCCCTATTTGCACCCTGAAAATATGTACATGGTAGGTGAACAGCTAGTTGTTATCCACTCAGGTTTAGCAGGGATTTTGACGCCGGATCATCAAGAAGCAGCACTGTTTTTGGACAATCTCAAATCATTGGTATTATCCTTATTTATGCCGAAATTATCTTATGAAAAGATTTTGGCTGGTCTTTCTGCTTTTGATGAGAAATTTGCAAAGCAAGTCGTTGAGGCTGATAGCACAGAGGATCTTTTTGCTTTCCTTCGTCAAGAGCTGGCACGAATAGAAGCTAAACTCAAAGCAACGAAGCGACTTGTGTCGAAACGCACCTATCAAGTTTATCGTGTTATTGGTGTCCTTGCGATTATGATCGCACTTATATCGGGTATTTCTTGGTATCGTGCATCTACCTCAGATAAGCAAAAAAGAGACATTATCGAAGCACAAACGAGTTTCATCATCAATAACTATGCCAAAGCACAAACAGACTTGGAAAAGTATGAACCAAAAGCCTTGAATAAGTCGGCTAAATATATCCTTGCGGTATCAAGCATCAATTTAGCTGATTTAACTGCTGCACAAAAACAGGTCGTTTTAAACAACGTATCAATTAAATCGGATGACAACACATTGAACTATTGGCTCTATATGGGGCGTGGGGAGTTTGAGAAAGCGCTCAATTTACCACAGAACCTTGGCGACGAGCAGTTGACGCTTCTTGCTTATACGGACTTGTATCAGTCAACTAAACTCAACGATAAGATGGCTGGTGCTAAGAAACAAAAACGGCTGGCAGATTACAGTAAACAGATAGATGAACTGACGAAAAAATTAGGAAAGTAGTAACATGGGCATTTTTGAAGCAAATGAGATAGAGACAGGGGACCGATTTTTGATAGATAATCGCTTAAATCCGAGTGATTTGATTTTTGTCGTCTATTCATTAGGAGATCGGTTAAAGAAAATTAGTTTAACGCAGAC
The DNA window shown above is from Lactococcus paracarnosus and carries:
- the essB gene encoding type VII secretion protein EssB, coding for MKLFNGKAYLECAKSDDKVQIIVDKTQYDKEAITTIQSYVQVNQIGDELTLIYSLPQGAIPFDQVANQARTKLEKLRLANQLSQLIGLTNDYQIPYLHPENMYMVGEQLVVIHSGLAGILTPDHQEAALFLDNLKSLVLSLFMPKLSYEKILAGLSAFDEKFAKQVVEADSTEDLFAFLRQELARIEAKLKATKRLVSKRTYQVYRVIGVLAIMIALISGISWYRASTSDKQKRDIIEAQTSFIINNYAKAQTDLEKYEPKALNKSAKYILAVSSINLADLTAAQKQVVLNNVSIKSDDNTLNYWLYMGRGEFEKALNLPQNLGDEQLTLLAYTDLYQSTKLNDKMAGAKKQKRLADYSKQIDELTKKLGK